Part of the Paenibacillus sp. YPG26 genome, TTTGGATGCTCCGCAGTTCGACGAGGATCGCGAAGAGGTAATTGCCCGCGCAGTGGAGCAGGGGGTGACCCGGATGGTTAATGTCGGATTTAATCGGGAGACGATTCCTTCCACCATGAAGCTGGCTGAAGCTTATGAGTTCATCTACGCTGCCGTTGGATGGCATCCACAGGATGCAATAACGATGAAGGATGGAGATCTGGAATGGATAGCAGAGCTCTGTGGACATAAGAAGGTCGTGGCTATCGGAGAGATTGGGCTGGATTATTATTGGGATACCTCACCGAAGGATGTCCAGCACGCTGTATTCCGCAAGCAAATTGGACTTGCCCGCAGTCTGAACATGCCCATCGTTATTCATAACCGGGATGCGCACGAGGATGTGGTTCGAATCCTGAGGGAGGAAAAGGCCAGTGAGGTTGGCGGTATTATGCATTCGTTCTCGGGCAGCTGGGAGACGGCCAAGATGTGTCTGGATATGGGATTCCATATTTCCTTCGGGGGGCCTGTTACTTTCAAGAATGCCAAACAGCCGAAGGAAGTATTAGTACAGATTCCGGATGACCGTCTGCTGGTCGAGACCGACTCTCCCTACCTGACTCCGCATCCATTCCGGGGCAAGAGAAATGAGTCGGCCCATGTGCGGCTTGTAGCGGAAATGGCAGCTGAGCTTAAAGGCATTTCTCTGGAGGAATTAGCTGATATAACAACCAAAAATGCGCTGGAACTATTTGGTATTCGCTGAAATCGGGAGTAAAAGTGGTGAAATAAAGAGTATTTCGGAAAGATTAATTGTTTTTAATCAATAAAAGGGTGATTATTACAAAATATTAACCAAATATTTAAAAAAACTAGTTGATTCCTGCTTTACAACATGCATATAAACAGGATAGAATCTTTTCAGTAATTGATTTGTTAAGTTTGTAAAGCGGCGTGATTTTGCTAGCTAAGTGAATTTCACTAAGAATTGGATTCATTTACATGGCTTTAGCCCGCTTACACAGTCAATTACAAGGTTCCAAGAACCAGTCTCGCTGAATCTCCCTCACCGGAGAACGGGGGAACCAATACGGTTATTCTGAAGAATGAATGTTCCGTATTTGATTTCTTTACGGGTCTTTGGGGTGAATTCAAGGTCATTGCGCCATGAGCGGATGAACTAAGATAGGGCAGCTCTCTACGCCCGAACCCGACAGCTAACCTCGTAAGCGTATGAAGAGAGAGGCATACTCGTGCATCCTACATTCCTTTAGTCAGCCGGAAGCCACGAAAGAGATCCTCTTAAACTCTTTCTCTAGGCTTCTTTTTGTTTTGAATAAAGGTGATAGGACGGTCATACAGTGGTATGACAGGAGGAGCCTAACAGGCTGGAGCAGGATGCGGAATGCGGGTATTTCAGCATTTCGTAAAAAACGGTATATAGTCGCGTCAAATTCTATATGAGTCGATCTTAGACGGCGGGGCTATGAAGGAGGACGTAAGAAGTGGGCTTTTTCGGACCTAAAGAAACTACCCATGGTTCACGATCATCCAGCATGTCTTACGCGTTGCGATGGAAGCAAGAGAACAAGCGTCAAATTATAGTTGGAGGCATCATCACCGTCGCATTGCTTGTCAGCGTAATGGCTTGGTTCTACATCCAGGCTGACAAGAGCATCTACTTGGTTGCAGATGGCACAACGCAGTCTGCCGGCACGCCGGAGACGAAGCCAGATCAAGTGCTGGAACAGCAAGAAGCTAACCTGAATGTCGGAGAGAACGGTTCACCATCCCTTAGCAGTACTTTTCAAGATGGGAATCAGCTCTTCATCGACCGTGTGGTTCCGGTTAAAGTCACAGCGGATGGCGTGACTAATCAACACCTTACTACAGCGGACAATGTTCAGGAGGCTATCTCCAAGCTGGGCGTATCTGTATCAAGCGAAGATAAGGTGTATCCTTCCTTGAACAGTCCGATTCAATCGGATCTGCATATTCGTATCGTCAG contains:
- a CDS encoding TatD family hydrolase, with the protein product MLFDTHTHLDAPQFDEDREEVIARAVEQGVTRMVNVGFNRETIPSTMKLAEAYEFIYAAVGWHPQDAITMKDGDLEWIAELCGHKKVVAIGEIGLDYYWDTSPKDVQHAVFRKQIGLARSLNMPIVIHNRDAHEDVVRILREEKASEVGGIMHSFSGSWETAKMCLDMGFHISFGGPVTFKNAKQPKEVLVQIPDDRLLVETDSPYLTPHPFRGKRNESAHVRLVAEMAAELKGISLEELADITTKNALELFGIR